From a region of the Candidatus Pantoea bituminis genome:
- a CDS encoding SDR family oxidoreductase, translated as MELALVTGASRGIGRATALMLAAKGYRVAVNYRQREAEALRVVEEIQQQGGDAFAVQADIGNEDQLMAMFERLDEQDAPLTVLVNNAGILFKQCRVEQLDAARIQQVFATNVTGTFLCCREAVKRMGTHHGGKGGAIVNVSSAASRLGAPNEYVDYAASKGAMDTLTKGLSLEVEQQGIRVNAVRPGLIYTEMHADGGEPGRVDRLSSALPIGRGGQAEEIAEAIVWLASDAASYITGSFIDAAGGR; from the coding sequence ATGGAACTTGCATTAGTCACAGGTGCCAGTCGAGGTATTGGTCGCGCGACAGCGTTAATGCTGGCAGCAAAAGGCTATCGGGTAGCGGTCAATTATCGTCAGCGTGAAGCGGAAGCGTTACGTGTGGTGGAAGAAATTCAGCAGCAGGGCGGCGACGCTTTTGCGGTACAAGCTGATATCGGCAATGAAGATCAGTTGATGGCGATGTTTGAACGGCTGGATGAACAAGACGCACCGTTGACCGTACTGGTTAACAATGCCGGTATTCTGTTCAAGCAGTGTCGCGTGGAACAACTCGATGCGGCACGTATTCAACAGGTGTTTGCTACCAATGTCACAGGCACCTTTCTCTGCTGTCGTGAAGCGGTAAAACGTATGGGAACCCATCATGGCGGAAAAGGAGGAGCCATCGTCAATGTCTCTTCTGCGGCATCACGGTTGGGGGCACCGAATGAATATGTCGATTATGCAGCCTCAAAAGGCGCAATGGACACGCTAACAAAAGGGCTATCGCTGGAAGTTGAGCAGCAGGGCATTCGGGTAAACGCGGTTCGGCCAGGACTGATTTACACTGAAATGCATGCTGATGGGGGTGAACCGGGCCGAGTTGATCGGCTAAGCAGTGCACTTCCAATCGGGCGCGGCGGTCAGGCGGAAGAGATTGCTGAAGCGATAGTCTGGTTAGCCAGCGATGCCGCTTCCTACATCACCGGAAGCTTTATTGATGCTGCAGGCGGTCGCTAA